Within Flavobacterium pisciphilum, the genomic segment TAACAGTAGCATTAGGAGCAAGTCCACCTTCTAAAATTTCGTCCCATCCAAAGATTTGTCTTCCATTTGCATTAAGGAATTTCTCCATACGTTTTATGAAGTAACTTTGAAGTTCGTGTTCGTTTTTTAAGCCTAATTCCTTTATTCTTTTTTGGCAATTTGGACATTTCTCCCATCGAGATTTCGGGCATTCATCCCCACCAATATGGATGTATTCGCTAGGGAAAAGTGCCATTACTTCTTTTAAAACATCTTCTAGAAAAACAAAAGTTTCTTCTTTACCTGCGCAAAAAACATCTTCAAATACACCCCATGATTCAATTACCTTTAGGTCAGATGAAGGAAAGCAGGCTAGATTTGGGTAAGCGGCAACAGCGGCAGATGCATGCCCAGGCATTTCAATTTCTGGAATAATGTTTACAAAATGATCTTCGGCAAATTTCACAACCTCTTTAATTTCTTCTTGGGTGTAATACCCTCCATAAGGGATATTGTCAAAAAATCTTGGGAATCTCTCGAACTTATTTCCAACAAGTGTTTGTGCTCTTATAGATCCAATTTCGGTGAGTTTCGGATATTTTTTTATTTCAATTCTCCAACCTTGGTCATCTGTTAAATGCCAGTGAAAATTATTTAATTTGTAATATGACATTTGGGCAATGAAGTCCTTAATGACAGCTGCTGAGAAAAAGTGTCTGCAAACATCTAAATGTAAACCTCTATATGGATATCTTGGTTGGTCTATAATTTCTGCAGTTGGTAGTTTTATCTGAGAATTAATGGATGGATTATTTGGTAGAAGCTGGAGTAAACTTTGTACTGCATAAAATAAACCTTGTTCTTGACCGGTAACAAAAATTCCTTTAGAAGTAATATTTATTTTATAGGCTTCTTTGTTTGTTGGTACCGAGGCAGGTTCGGTTGTAAATTGAACAAGAATGTTAGCTTTACTTTTTGGGGTATTTTTGTTTATGACAGATTCGAAAATTTGAGCAGTTTTAAGTTCTTTAGGTGTGTATTTGTTGTTTTTGAAAACAATTTTTATTTGTCCTTTTATGGTAATGCTATCGCCAGTTTCTTTGTAGAAATTTGGCGCTGGTATTATTGTGGTATTGTTTAATGACTCTTGGGCATTTCCTAAAGAATAACATAGTATTAGAATGAATAAGAGGGTTTGTTTCATGTTTGGGTTTTGATTGGTTAAAAACAAATTTAAAGCTTATAATGGGATTAGTTGTTTTTTGTGCAAAAAAATTGCACGCTGTGTTTTTGTATTTAATGTATTGTAAATGATAAGATTGTCTTGTTTGTTTGTTCTATTTTTATTTTGGTTAGCAATATAATTGCATTATTTTCTTATTTTTGTTTTAGTAAAAAGAACCTTATGAATGATAATGAATTGGTTAATTATACCAAGGAAGAAAGAAAAGCTCATATTTTAAAAGAGATTAATTTACATACCCGAGTGAGTTTTGATACACTTTCTAATAAGTTGTTTGTTTCAGAAGATACTATACGAAGAGATATAAATGAACTTGAATCTGAGTCTTTATTGATAAAAGTGAAGGGTGGAGCTATGACAAAAGCATATCATCATTCTTCGGTATCACAAACTTATGCTGGTGAATCTAAGCAAATAATTGGAAAAAAAACAGTAGGATTGCTTCATGACGGGATGGTTCTGCTACTTGGTGGAGGTACTACTATTAGAGAGTTCATCCGATTAATTCCTAACGATTTAAATCTTACAATTTTTACTGTGACAGTTTTGTCTGCAGTAGAACTTTTGGATAAACCCAACGTTAAAGCTATAATGATTGGAGGTAGTATTTCTCCTTATAGTCAAATGTGTGTTAGTGGAGATGTGTATCATCAGTTATCAAGTATTAAGGTTGATTTATTAATTTTAGGAACAAATGCACTAGATATCGAGGGTGGTTTTTCAGATTCAGATTGGGACACTGTTCAGGTAAAGAAAGCAATGATTCAAGCTTCTAGAAAAACGGCTATACTTAGTATATCTGAAAAATTAGATACTGTTTTAAAGATGAAAATCGCGAGTTTATCTGAAGTTGATTATGTTATAACTGAGATAGATCCGGATCATGAAAAATTAAAACTATACAAGCAAGCCGTTCCAGGTTTGACTTTAATTTAAGACCAATTTTTCATTAAAAAGTTAATCCAGTTTTGATGGAATATTTTTTTTAGATCTTCTTCTGCATAACCATGGCTTCTAAAAATGAAAACTAATTTTTGTAAATCGGCTATGGTATCCAAATCATATGGTGTTTGCTCAGTTCCGAATGCGCCATCTAGGTCTGAGCCTATACCAATGTGATCTGCATTTCCAGCTATTTGACAGATGTGATCCATGTGTTTGAAAGCTGTTTCTAGATTGCATTGCATACTGAGTGGAGTAGAAATTCCTCTTTGCCAATTAGGTACTAACATCCAGGCATCTAATGCTCCTCCTATCACAGCGCCTCTGGAAATAAGTTCTTTTATTTGTTCATCACTATATTGTCTATTATGATCAACTAAGCTTCTGCAATTATTATGGCTTGCCCAAATAGGGCCATTGAAATTTTCTAATGCTTGCCAGAAAGCATCATCACATAAATGTGTTGCGTCTAAAATAATATTTAAACGTTCCATTTCTTTAAGTAATTCGATTCCGTTTGCTCCCATTTTTCCAGTCGAATCGGTTCCGTTGGCATAACGACCTGGGCCATAATGGGCGGGGCCAATAGCTCTTAGCCCGTAGTTGTATGCTTTTTCGAGGTATGGAATGTCAATGATAGAATCGGCACCTTCTAGGCTTAAGATATAGCCTATAGGTTTTTTATCATTTGAGGTACCATCATTCCATAATTCAATTTGTTGCTGTAGCGATTTTTTGTCAGTGATTGCAACCATTTCACCTTCTTCTTCCATGGATTTGTACCATGCCACTTGTGCTTGAGTTTGTGCCCAAGCTTGTTGTGGAGAATTCCAACCAGGAATTGTGCTGCCAGGCTTGACAAATCGTGCAATTTGAGTTGCTACCACAATACCAATGTTCCCTTTTCTTAAATCAGGAAATGAGACCGTAGCTTTTTCTCTGTCGGGTTTGTCATTCATCCCTTTTTCTAGATGGCGTAATGTAGTTACATCATTTCTTAAATCTCTGTTCCATTCCATAGCATTCATGCTTAGGTCAAGATGGGCATCAAATATGAACATAGTGTTTTTTTTAAAAATTTATTTTTCTATTACGGGCAAGAACAGTCCATTGATCGTGAATTTCTTGCTGAGAGTTTACTATTTGAACTGTTTCGTATAGCGCACAAGTTGGACAAATATGATAAGGGATAGCATAAATAGTATCTCCTATATTGTATGGTTTGGCTCCTTTGTTCTCTAATACTAAGTGTTCTTCTGAATGTGATATTGGAATTAATTTGTCGTCATTTAAAATAGTCAAACGCTTGTCTAATGGGTTTTCAGATGCTACAGATTTGTATCCGATATCAATACATAGAGTGTTTTTTGTAGGTTTAGATATAACTGTTCCAACTAAAACTGCTGCAGGTTTGAAATTTTGTTCTGGCAAATTGTTTTGGTAATTAATATCCCAGAATACAAATGTGCCTGGGCTGCATTCGACATTTTTTTGACTGGTATAAAAAGGAAATGTATTGGAGCCACCAGCAACAACCTTTAGTTTGCAATCTAGTTTTTGCTCTAGTTTGAAAAGTTTATCAATTATTTGAGTAAATGTATCTGATGCTATTTTGATTCGCTCATCAGCTGAGCCTTTTAAATGACCATCATAGATATGTAATCCAAGAAATTTTATATTGGATAAATTGATTATTTCGCAAGTTAAATGATCCCAATTACTTTTATAGTCTACACCAGTTCTATCCATTCCGGCATTTATATCCAGATAAATATTTAATGTTATATTGTTTTTTTTACCTAATTCTGATAATTCATTTGCTGTCTCGAAATTGTCAACAATGGTTGAGAAAATAAGATTAGGGTATTTTTGCAATAAACTAATCCAACGCTGTTGTTTTAATTTGGTTGGTTGGTAGGCTAATAATATATCTGTAATATTATGAATCGCACATAATTCTGCCTCAGCAATAGTTGCACATTTAACCTTGTCTATCTTATATGTTTTATACAAATCAAGAATTTCTCCTAATTTATGTGTCTTTATATGTGGTCTTAATTTTTGAATATCGCCTTTTACAGATTCAATTAAATGCTCGATATTGTATTGAATACGATCAGTATAAAGTGCTAAAAAAGGAGTGTCAATAAGAGTTTCCGGTTTTATTTCCCACCAATTATTTTTCATGTCTTCAGTTTCTAGATTTTTCAACTATAGTGATTAAGTTTTTAAAAGCTGCAAATGATTTGTCATAATCTAATTGGGATAAAACTTCTTTTGAAAACAAATGTGATCCTATCCCTACGCAAACAACTCCTGCTTTAAACCAGGGTTTTAAATTATTCTCTTCTAATGTTACACCACCACTAGGCATCAGTTTTAAATTTGGGAACGGTGCTTTTATGGCCTTAACGTAACTCGGTCCTCCTATTTTATCGGCAGGAAATAATTTTACAATTTCGGCTCCTAATTTGTTGGCATGAATGATTTCGTTTAATGTAGCTGCACCGGGAATCCAGTATAGATTGTTTTTAAAGCAAAAGTTACCTATTTCAGAATCTGTATGTGGACATACTATGCAATCAGCGCCTAGTTTATGATATGCTTCAGCATCATTTAAAGTTAAAATCGATCCTACAGCTAACTTAATATTTAAATTATTCGTGTTTCTAAAATTTATCATTTGGGCAAAAACTTCTTTTGCATCTGGTGAACGAGCTGCAAATTCGATGATTTTAATCCCTGAATCTGAAGCGGATTTTAGTATTATTTCGGCAGTTTTAATCCCAATTTGTGTTACTAAAGGGAGTACTCCTTGCGTTTTTAAAATATCGTACATTTTGTAATTATGTTTTATCTATTAATTCTATTGCTTGAGCCATTTTTGATAAAATGGTTTATTTCTTCAGGAGTGGTTATGGCAAAATCTCCTACTATACTCTGTTTTATAACTCCGCATGCTGTTGCCCAATCTATGCATTCTTGCCCGGATAGATCATTTTTAAGGCTGTAGAGTAATCCTGCGGTGAAGGCATCTCCTGATCCGATTTGATCAGTTACAAGATGTATCAAGTAGGGTTTAGATTCGTAAAAAGTACCTTTATGTAGTAACATGCCTGAATACAAATGAGTTTGGCCTTCTGATTTTCTGAAACTCATGGCTAGTGTATCCAGATATGGCATTTTTTCTTTTAGAAGATCATAGGTTTTTAGAAACCGATCTGAATCGGAATCATTTTTGTCAGTTTTGATATTGAAATATATTTCGGTTGAATCTAAATCGGCAATAGTAATTGTGCTGTAATAGAGTAGTTCAGGCATGATTTCTGAAGGTTTTTTTCCATATTGCCATAATTTAGTACGGAAATTAAAGTCAGATGATATTGTTATGCCTTTGCGATGAGCAGCTAATATTGCTTCTTTACATACTAAATTGGCTTCGTTGGAAACACCAGGGCTAATGCCTGACCAATGAAAATGTGTTGTGTTCTCTAGAACTTCATCCCAATTAATTTCATTTTCATTAATCGTTGCAAATGCTGAATTGCTTCGGTCATAGATTACTTGCGATTGTCGTATTTGGTTACCAGATTCAATAAAATATAAGCCAATCCGATCTCCTCCATAAATGCAATTAGTCGTGCCTACTTTGTATTTATGGAGTTCGTTTAATGCGAGTTGGGATAAATCGTTGTTAGGTAGGCGAGTAATATAATTGGTCTTTATACCTAATTGTGAAAGTAATACACAAACATTTGCTTCAGCTCCACCTATGTGAATCTGCATTTCTTTGGCTTGTGTAAATCGATTGCCATGAGCTACACCCATTCGCAATAATAACTCACCAAATGTTGTAATTTTTGTTTGTGAAGATTTCGTTTTCATTTCAAATGGATTTAGTGTAATTCAAAAATAGCTTCAACTTCAACAGGAATATTATCGGGTAATGAGCCCATTCCTACGGCACTTCTTACTCCAATTCCATTTTCTTGTCCCCATACTTCAGCAAATAGTTCACTGCAACCATTGATTACATAAGGATGTCTTAAGAAATCAGAGCTACAATTAACCATTCCGAGTACTTTGATGACTCTTTTTACTGCGTTAAGACTATCAAAGTTGGTAACAATAGTAGATAGCATTGTTAGTCCTACTTGTCTTGCTGCTAATTTCCCTTCCTCAATGTCCATGTCGTCCCCAATTCTTCCAATAATTAATGATTTATCATCTCTTACAGGTCCGTGTCCAGATAGGTATAAGTATTTGCCATCTATTAAAAATGGTTTGTATATTCCAAGAGGCATTGGTGCTGGAGGTAACGTTAGGTTAAGCGTCTCAAATTTTTCTTGTGGTAATAAATCCATAGTAGTTAATGTATAAAAGTGTTTAATATAAAAATAAAAATAATTCCAAGAATAGATACAAATGATTCCATTACTGTCCACGATTTAATTGTATCCTTCATACTGGTTCCAAAGTATTCTTTGAACATCCAGAATCCGGGATCATTTACATGTGAGCACATAAGGCTACCTGCACCTATTGAAAGGACTAGTAAATTTGGGTCTAGCCCTTGTAGTTTTAGTAAAGGTAATAATACACCGGCTGTCATTAAACCGGCAGCAGTAGCTGAGCCAACACAAATTCGTATTAATGCAGCAATTAGCCAAGCAAGCAAATAAGGGTGGATGTCTATTTTTATTAAAGAATCAACAATAGTCTGGCTAACACCACTTACCATCATTATTTCTTTTAAACTCCCAGCTCCACCAATTATAAGTATTATCAAGGCAACGTCTTTAATGGCTATTGCATATTCATCCATGATTGTTTTCATGTTTTTACCTGTACGAAGACCTAGTGTATATGTACAAATTATTAATGAGATTAGCATAATAATACTAGGCTCTCCTATTGTTTGACATACTAACTTTACTTGTTCGTCTTTCCAAATTAAAGGAAGTAACGAGGTAATTGTTAAGCCAAAAACAGGGAATAGAGAAGATGTTATACTAGTAAAAAAGCTAGGTTTTGTTGTTAAATTTATAGGTTCTTCTGTTGGGACTATGGCATTCTTATCATTAGATTTAATATTCTTGAGTGTGTTTGAGAATAACAAACCAGCAATAAGAATGGTAGGTATGGAAACTACGATACCGTAAGTTAAAACCAGACCGATATCTGCATTTAATATATTGCTCAACGCCATTGGTGAGGGGTGAGGAGGCAAGAAACCATGTGCTACCGAAAGTGATGCTAGCATTGGAATAGCTATATAAACTTTGGGTAATTTAAATTGATTGGCTACAGAAAATATCAAGGGTACCAAAAGGATAAAACCTACGCTGTAAAATAAAGGTATTCCAACTATAAATCCTGTAATCATTAGGCCTAGGCGAACATATTTCTCACCTGTCCATTGCATCACTGTTTTTGCGATTACAGATGCTGCACCAGAAGTAACGGTAAGTTTACCAATGCAGGTACCAAAAATAATGATTAAGGAAATTGACCCGAGCATATCGCCTAGCCCTTTTTGAACTGTCCCTGTTAATGTTGTTATTGGCAGACCTAATGCGAGGCCTGCCAGTAAAGATGTTATGATAAAGGCAATAAATGGATTGATTTTAAACCATGTTATTTGTAACACTAAAAAAATAATGCATGCCGAAAGAATTATTATGCTCATTTAATTTATTTTACTATTTATCCCACCACATTTTTGTTGTAAATGAATCGCTACCCTGACGTTTTATGGCTTCAGCTAAGTTAGCTGAATTAACTGAATATTCGCCAGTTGGGTATTTGATACGCCTAGGAATTGTTCCGTTTGTTACATTTCCTGGAAAATTAACCGGAACTAATATTGGGTAGCCAGTTCTTCTCCAATTTGAATAAACTTCTTGCTCATCTACAAATAAGGTAATCCAAAATTGGGTATGTATTTGATTCATTTTTTGATCAAATGTGCCACTTGCCATGTATGGATTTTCAGTTAAGTATGGTGTTGCATCCGTTATGGTGTAAGAAATACCATAAATCCCAGCATTTAGAAAAGAGGCTTTTACGGCTTTTTCGTATAAACTCTGATCGCTTTCTCCCGTATACCAACCTCTTAAAGCCGCTTCGGCCAGATATAAATTTGTTTCAGCATTACTAAGTATAATAAGAGGAGAGTCAACTCTTAGAACAGTGCTTTGATTGGGCTCTGAGTAAGTAGCTTGTTCAATTGGAGTTGGTGCTGTTTTAAGCCCATTTGGAAAACCTTTTTGGACTTCTGGATTTGTGTTTTGCACCGTGCCTTGCCAAACGCCAGCATATACGCTAATTCTTGGGTCGTTGGTTGATTTTAATACGTCAATAAAGGTTTTGCTAAGTTTTCCACCTTCATTGTTTGTTTGCCCATACGATCCTTTTGAATAATCAAGTCTTATTGGGTCAAAAGCAGAAGGATTGCGATTAAAATCGTTAGGTCCATTAGTATATTTCATGATAGCATTGTCTGCAGTATTGAGGATTACTCCACCTGTAATTGCTTTGTTTACCCAAGTTTTAGAGAGGGCAGGGTCGACTTTGCTTAATCTCATTCCTAGACGAAGCATTAATGAATAAGAGAATTTTTTCCATTTATTGATATCTCCATCATAAATAAAATCAGCTTTTCCAAAACTAGGTTTGGAAGCGTCCAATGCTAATGCTGCCTCATCTAGTTCTTTTAGTAAGTCTTTGTATATAGACTCTTGGCTGTCATATTTAGGTAGAAAAATATTTTCAGTTCTTGCTTTTGCAGCTTCAGAATAGGGTACATCACCGTATAAATCTGTAAGACGATGATATAGATATGCTCTCCAGATTCTGGCAATGTTTAGCTTATTGCTATCATTCGGATTGTTTTTTAATGTGTTTATGACAATAGTTATCTGATTTATTGAATTTGGATAAGCTTGTGCGAAGTATGCTGAGTAGTAAACTTCATTATCAAGATATTTGTCTCCAACTCCGGAAGCTTCTTTATAGGTTGAATAATGCTGGATCATTTGCCCGGATTGAAGAATTGCTGTGAAAAAATAATTATTATTTAAGCCTTCTAGTTGGGATCTGCTAAAGATAAAATTTGGATTGGGTTTGTCTACTGAGTTTGGATCTGAATTGATTTCTTCAAAATCTTTTGAGCAGGCAGATATAGTTAATATAAGGATGCCTATTATGTATATGGATAGTATCTTTTTCATGTCTTTTAATTTATTGAATCATCATTAAAAATTAGCTTATATTTTAACATTTAAACTTAAACCGAAGCTTCTAGTTTTAGGCACTCCAAATTGTTCTATACCTTGAGCGTTACCTGCACTGAATACAGATTCGGGATCTACATTTGGAGTTTTTTTATAAAGAATGAATAAGTTTCTAGCAACAAATGAAATTGATGCACCTTGTATTTTTGAAAGTCCTTTTATCTTGTTTAGTGGTAACTGATATCCAATGATTATTTGTCTCAGTTTTATAAAACTTGCATCATATATAAAGGTTGATGAAATGTTTCTTAGCCCATCATAATAAGTTCTTAGGTTTTCTGGAGCAATAACCATGTCAACAGGGGCGCCATTTACATCGACACCTTTTATAGGTAATCCATTTTCACGACCATCCAATGTAAGCTTTGTTAATCCCATTCGAGTTCCGTATAAGTCGGTGCCAGAATATAAGCTTCCACCAAATTTACCATCTATAAGGAAGCTAAATGTTAGTGCTTTGTATCTAAATTCATTACTGATTCCTGCTCCCCAAGGATGTACACCTTGACCTAGTTCTTCAAGCGGTCCTCTTGCAATAGTTGCTGAGCCACCACTTACATTGTAGACAGTGTTTCCGTTTGCGTCTTTAAGAGGTTTGTATCCTTTTATTATACTGTAGGGTCTGTTAACGTCACTTGTAATTGTGGCGTAGCCATTTACAGAAGTTGCCATTGTTATAGAGCTCAATTGATCGGTTAAGGCTACTACAGTATTTTTATTGTAAGAGCCGTTTAAGGTGATGTCCCATGAAAAATTTTCTGATTTCATGATTTTTCCATTTATTAAAAGTTCAATACCTCTATTTCTCATCTCGCCAAGATTTAATAGAGACGTGGATGCTCCTGATGCGTTAGAGATTGTAGTTTCTACAATGTCGTTGGTAGTTGCACGATTGTACCATGCAAAATCGATATTCATGCGATTGTTGAAGAATCCTAAATCAGTTCCTATCTCAAATGTGGTTGAAGTTAAAGGGCTTAATGTAGGATTAGGTACTCTTGAACTAGTTGGGCCTTGTAACTGCTGTCCGTTATGCCCGCCTTGTAGCATAGAGTAAGAAGCATTTAATGCATATGGATCTGGAGTCGCTCCTCCTACTTGTGCCCAAGAACTTCTTAATTTGGCAAATGAAATCCAATGAGGCATTGTTACTATTTCCGAAAGGATTAAGCTACTTCCAATAGAAGGGTAGAAGACGCTATTGTTTCCTTTGGAAAGAGTAGAGAACCAATCTTGACGACCTGTAAAGTTTAAAAAGAATACGTTCTTGTAGTCTAAATCTATTGCGCCATAAACAGAGTTGGTTTTTGTTTTTCCGTATGGATAAGTATAGCTTAATGTGGCTAAGTTTGTTAATGAGTAGAAATCATCTAATACAAATCCAGAACCTTCTGCTCTAACTTCGTCTCTTAATGTAGTTCGAGAGTTAACTCCTAATAAGGCAGTTAAGGAAATGTCTTTGTAAATGTTTTTCTTGGTGTAATTAAGTATAGCCTCAGAGTTTATATTGGATAATGTTACTTTTGAGCTTTGAGCATATCCAATTGGATTGTTTAATGTTGTTTTTGGAATGTATCCAAAAAAGTCATAATTAGTATAATCTTGTCCAATACGTCCTTGTAAAAACAAATCGGGTGTGAAATTTAATTTTACGTTCAACATTCCTATGAAACGGTTTTTCGTATCGTTATTTCTGATTTTATTAATTACATATTGAGGGTTAGTTGCTATTGGAACAGGATTCCAAGCTACTTCTTTTCCGTTTTCATCATATCCAGGGGCAAGGTTTCTAATGTCAACCGTATTAGCAATCATATAAGTTCCCCAGTTTGGATTCGCCTCTGCATCAGATACAGTTGGTCGATTGTTTGATTTTTCAATATTATATTGAGTTACTATATCAAATTTTAACCAATCAGTTAAGTTCACATTGCTCGCTAGATTGATTGTTTTGCGGTTAAAGTCAGAGTTGGGAACAATGCTTTCGTTGTCCATATTCGAGAAAGAAAGACGCCCATTAGCGTTTTCAGCACCACCTGTTAATGCAATTGAATTGATATAGGTGGTTCCGGGTCTGTAGAAATTTTTGATGTTGTCTTTTTGCGGGCTATAGGGTCTTTTTACTCCGTCAAATTGTATTACATCTGTTCCGTCCATTTTAGCTCCCCATGACCAGCGTCCTGCATCTACAGCCTCAGCTTGTGTTAGTGGTTTCTTTCCACTAGCACCAGATCCGTATTCGTATTGCCAATCTGGAATTACCGATGGAGTTTCCAATGTAAATGAAGTGTTGTAATCTATTCCTATTCCTTTTTGGGCACCACCTCTTTTGGTTTGTATTAAAATTACTCCATTTGCAGCATTTGCTCCATATAGAGCTGCAGCGGTACCGCCTTTAAGTACTGTTATGGTTTTAATGTCATCGGGGTTTATAAGTGAAGTACCATCACCTCTGTCTACGTTTATTCTTGTTGAATTTGCACCATTACCAATGTTGGGTAAATTAAGTTGTGTGTTGTCTATTGGTAAATCATTTACAACATACATAGGTTGGTTGTTTCCGTTTAATGAACCGTTTCCTCTTATTACAACTCTGCTGGATCCATTTGGACCTGTTGCGGTGCTGCTAACATTTACTCCAGCAATTTTACCAACTAATGCATTGGCTATGTTTGCTTCTTTTGCCTTGTTGAATTCAGATCCTTTTAGTTCGGTTACTGCGTATGTTATGGATTTGCTTACTTTTTTAACTCCTAATGCAGTAACAAAAACTTGGTCCAAAACATTTTCAGATGGTTTTAAGTTTATGGATAATTGAGTTGTACCGTTTATTTTTGATTCGATTGTTTCGTAGCCCATGTAACTAACAATGATATAGTTTTCATTTTCTGGTACACTTAATTTAAAGTTTCCGTTTTCGTCCGAAATTGTTGCTATTTTGTTGTTGCTCTTAGCGTATATAGTTGCTCCGGCAATGGGCATTCCATCATCTTGGCCAATTACTTTACCGCTAATCTCAATTTGGTTGGTATTTTGTTCAATAAAGTGCTTTTTTATTGCAAATTCATGAGCGTTTACTGAAAACATCATTCCTCCGATAAATACTAGGGATAATAACTTTTTTTTCATAATTCACTGGTTTACATTAATTTAATGTTTATTTGGTTTTTGATTAGTATCCAAATATATATAATTAATTTTCATACACGCAATATTTTTGCATTAAATATGCAAAAATATTGCACATTTTTTTTGCATAATGTTTTTTTATTCCCAAAAGACTGATGTTTGTTGAGTTGGGTGTTTTTTTTAAAAGGATAATTTTTAAATTTGAGTTTGATAAAAAAATTAATCTTAAAAAGAGTATTTTTATAATATGAAAATAGCACTAATTCAATCTGCCCTTCATTGGGAAAACCCTGAGAAAAATCGAAATCATTTTGAGCGTGAAATCAATGAAATTAACGAAGCTGTTGATTTGATTGTATTGCCTGAAATGTTTTCTACAGGATTTACGATGAATCCTTCTCAAGTAGCCGAAACTATGAATGGGGAAACCGTTTTGTGGA encodes:
- a CDS encoding family 20 glycosylhydrolase, whose amino-acid sequence is MKQTLLFILILCYSLGNAQESLNNTTIIPAPNFYKETGDSITIKGQIKIVFKNNKYTPKELKTAQIFESVINKNTPKSKANILVQFTTEPASVPTNKEAYKINITSKGIFVTGQEQGLFYAVQSLLQLLPNNPSINSQIKLPTAEIIDQPRYPYRGLHLDVCRHFFSAAVIKDFIAQMSYYKLNNFHWHLTDDQGWRIEIKKYPKLTEIGSIRAQTLVGNKFERFPRFFDNIPYGGYYTQEEIKEVVKFAEDHFVNIIPEIEMPGHASAAVAAYPNLACFPSSDLKVIESWGVFEDVFCAGKEETFVFLEDVLKEVMALFPSEYIHIGGDECPKSRWEKCPNCQKRIKELGLKNEHELQSYFIKRMEKFLNANGRQIFGWDEILEGGLAPNATVMSWRGESGGIAAAREKHKVIMTPEDYVYFDHNQGYSLQEPLSVGRLTTVHEVYNYNPTPVDSLTIDQQKYIYGVQANIWSEYVTSPAKLNYMLYPRLFPFAEIAWTETKNKNYPNLMLKRFPHHIEKLESQKRLYKVPTPFGIQDTTVIASKYTLEMQPTIKNGQIFYTIDGYNPDETSSNYKKPVAIYIPKGEFRKIKVVQISPSGRRSSITTISIKNSETQPALAIKPTKNGLKYFYTNKLVQQTLELDTIKFAKSGIHEGVIEMKKYKSKENLYMGLKFEGYIYIPETAQYEFSTIVDDGAKLFIDNQLIVDNDGRHWINEAFGAAKLEKGFHKINISYFDAAGSSTLQCFIRQEGKEKQEISPSQLYYE
- a CDS encoding DeoR/GlpR family DNA-binding transcription regulator, which produces MNDNELVNYTKEERKAHILKEINLHTRVSFDTLSNKLFVSEDTIRRDINELESESLLIKVKGGAMTKAYHHSSVSQTYAGESKQIIGKKTVGLLHDGMVLLLGGGTTIREFIRLIPNDLNLTIFTVTVLSAVELLDKPNVKAIMIGGSISPYSQMCVSGDVYHQLSSIKVDLLILGTNALDIEGGFSDSDWDTVQVKKAMIQASRKTAILSISEKLDTVLKMKIASLSEVDYVITEIDPDHEKLKLYKQAVPGLTLI
- a CDS encoding dipeptidase gives rise to the protein MFIFDAHLDLSMNAMEWNRDLRNDVTTLRHLEKGMNDKPDREKATVSFPDLRKGNIGIVVATQIARFVKPGSTIPGWNSPQQAWAQTQAQVAWYKSMEEEGEMVAITDKKSLQQQIELWNDGTSNDKKPIGYILSLEGADSIIDIPYLEKAYNYGLRAIGPAHYGPGRYANGTDSTGKMGANGIELLKEMERLNIILDATHLCDDAFWQALENFNGPIWASHNNCRSLVDHNRQYSDEQIKELISRGAVIGGALDAWMLVPNWQRGISTPLSMQCNLETAFKHMDHICQIAGNADHIGIGSDLDGAFGTEQTPYDLDTIADLQKLVFIFRSHGYAEEDLKKIFHQNWINFLMKNWS
- a CDS encoding D-TA family PLP-dependent enzyme is translated as MKNNWWEIKPETLIDTPFLALYTDRIQYNIEHLIESVKGDIQKLRPHIKTHKLGEILDLYKTYKIDKVKCATIAEAELCAIHNITDILLAYQPTKLKQQRWISLLQKYPNLIFSTIVDNFETANELSELGKKNNITLNIYLDINAGMDRTGVDYKSNWDHLTCEIINLSNIKFLGLHIYDGHLKGSADERIKIASDTFTQIIDKLFKLEQKLDCKLKVVAGGSNTFPFYTSQKNVECSPGTFVFWDINYQNNLPEQNFKPAAVLVGTVISKPTKNTLCIDIGYKSVASENPLDKRLTILNDDKLIPISHSEEHLVLENKGAKPYNIGDTIYAIPYHICPTCALYETVQIVNSQQEIHDQWTVLARNRKINF
- a CDS encoding bifunctional 4-hydroxy-2-oxoglutarate aldolase/2-dehydro-3-deoxy-phosphogluconate aldolase, yielding MYDILKTQGVLPLVTQIGIKTAEIILKSASDSGIKIIEFAARSPDAKEVFAQMINFRNTNNLNIKLAVGSILTLNDAEAYHKLGADCIVCPHTDSEIGNFCFKNNLYWIPGAATLNEIIHANKLGAEIVKLFPADKIGGPSYVKAIKAPFPNLKLMPSGGVTLEENNLKPWFKAGVVCVGIGSHLFSKEVLSQLDYDKSFAAFKNLITIVEKSRN
- a CDS encoding sugar kinase, which encodes MKTKSSQTKITTFGELLLRMGVAHGNRFTQAKEMQIHIGGAEANVCVLLSQLGIKTNYITRLPNNDLSQLALNELHKYKVGTTNCIYGGDRIGLYFIESGNQIRQSQVIYDRSNSAFATINENEINWDEVLENTTHFHWSGISPGVSNEANLVCKEAILAAHRKGITISSDFNFRTKLWQYGKKPSEIMPELLYYSTITIADLDSTEIYFNIKTDKNDSDSDRFLKTYDLLKEKMPYLDTLAMSFRKSEGQTHLYSGMLLHKGTFYESKPYLIHLVTDQIGSGDAFTAGLLYSLKNDLSGQECIDWATACGVIKQSIVGDFAITTPEEINHFIKNGSSNRINR
- a CDS encoding RidA family protein, with protein sequence MDLLPQEKFETLNLTLPPAPMPLGIYKPFLIDGKYLYLSGHGPVRDDKSLIIGRIGDDMDIEEGKLAARQVGLTMLSTIVTNFDSLNAVKRVIKVLGMVNCSSDFLRHPYVINGCSELFAEVWGQENGIGVRSAVGMGSLPDNIPVEVEAIFELH